The nucleotide window tttattattaacaataatataaaattatgcacaaaaggaattactaacgtaaaaacaagtggttttatttatatatgtttatatataaatatatgcggtggcccctagagacaaaacacgtacaaactccaaaacacatttctagcatgaactgaacttccaaagcagagctactagatcacttaaattacacaattgaaagcatgtgtgtattgtttgtgtatttatacacaggcactcatatatatattcaaataattttaaaaaaagttcatttacctgttattaccacacaccaaatccggtcattggtacttgctggcttgtgtagccacaagataacaaaggctcaacactgcgcccagcatcctggagcacttctgttgttcttttgtacgtgttttgagtttttatgtgcttctgagtttttacgtgcttcggagtttgtacgtgtttttacgtgttttggagtttttacgtgttttggagtttgtacgtgtttttacgtgttttggagtttgtacatgcttcagagttcgtacgtgatttgaagtttgtatgtgctttgtctctaggggccaccgtaaatatacttttatttattcactccacataaaatgtaataaataaatcatctaatacaaaaatcaactattcacatttcaagttttaactatttacattttcagctttttcctttcacaaatttaaagtgaaaagaacacaaaacactgcaaaccacaacacaattaaatataaattataatatgaaaactaaaagaacatgcatattctctgtcatatggacctgcatgaataaactttctcaatcctttatcatctgcaaccgaaaatagttgtggatgattactatacctttctaatgttgtccctgcctctctttctctctctctggctctgttcctgtgctactgagtgtaactaccgcccctcccccctctgcccagcgtaaagcacaaggctcgcgtgcagagtgaagcggaaaaaaagtgcgagagagaggctgagagaaagagagaaaaaaaaaaaaaaaaaaaaaccacgtgacggctcgcgttgttcacgtcaaagagccggctctaagagccatttcgttcgcgaacgacccatcactagttCAGTGGACTGCCATTTTCCTCTGCGGAATCTTCCACAATACAGGTAAGTaataaataactcaaaatatCTTAGTCAAACGAAGTTGTTTTGTCCATTAATTGTTTAACAATGTTTTTAATTCCAAATGTGTAAGTTGTCATTAGACAGCGGGAGTGGAGCAAATACAGTGAAAATCTGGTATTAGACGGTGCCAATCGGTACCGTCTAATACCTGATTTATAATCCGCTCTGGGTATATTTATACTATTATTAGCATTTCcacttcattgtttttctttttttttttttttacccgttTTTGCAGTTAGTCTTATAGTGTTTTTAGCGTTTATTGATATGTTTAATTCAATATTTAACACGTTTGTAATTCACTTTCAAAGTAAATGAAGTTAGCTAAAGCTAGTATGGTTGTCTCATTGAACTTCTACCTAGCTCTGTTAGCATTCACTTTGGTTTTAAATGACGGTTATTGCAAgacatggtctttgttcactttttttattatcatttgcattttttctttctttctttctttctctctccttttatTTTAAGCATTCGGCCTCTCACAGTAATGCAAGTTAAACTAGCATGCGCGATTTGCTAAATattagctgtgtccaaattcaggggctGCATCCTTCGAATTGACTTGATGCTAGTGCATGGGAAAAAGAGCATAAACACGAGGTCAGAGGAAAAGGCAATGGCGGATAGTTATGAAAATTGCCTGTGGGACCTTTACCGCAACTACCAGCATCTTTATTGCATAGTGTGAAACACTGCTATTACATTTGGCAACAGATTGGATATTTATCTGTGAATTTTATATTGCAAGAggtatttatatgtatttgtattttttttatacatttgcaacaaagtaaaaaaaaatccactgtggaatttttataaaataattttttctgttttctttaccaTAGTAACACCACAAAGAAAGCTGACCCCTTTTTCTGATTGTTTGTGCCTCCTCTTTAATACATGGTAAGCCTTTTACcatcatatattttttatgATAGTTTTATGATTtaatcaaagtgaaaaaaaggTGCCAATAAAACTATCCTTaaaactgcttttctttttttctttcagtgacTTGTATGTGGCAGTGCAAGCGTTGTTCCATCAGGGAGAGTAGTAGGTACAATTATTGAAACACtgtacagggctcgcaaaatggctagcccgacgtcccagggctagcgatttttccagtcgggctaccaaaatctatctctgccctgcccgtcgggctgtcataagaaggaaaaatatatgtcaatgcttctgcattctttcggaaatgtagctgggtaattatgtcattggcatcggtgagccactgtcaatatgtgacatattgaaatcgcgtttgaatttgcgcttgttttttgctttcactttgcaatcgcgcgacctgtgtatagagagcgacagcactgatctgtgagtgatgataatttgtgcaccaattcctctgacatcgtcttatcaatcgttagcttactatgcaaacatgacaagtgaaatctcccgcagcttaaacatgtgagaggttgatcgcgcagacaATCGCTGAgtgttatgtgagtgcgtgtgtaaaagcagcaggatattaattgtagttctgctgagccaaataagacaggtcagggtgaagaagtgacagccaaagaaaagcttaccacaaaacggaaaagttatgacaaatcagactataaggcaaaaagaaagtgcagctttatggtttcatggacaaaagaatttctgtggctgcaacatgacgagctatataaccggggctgcacataagtggtccgcaagTGCGtatttgctgtcaaaataaaaaacgcgcacaagataagaagttgcaacgcgtgtttgcatacttaagattttctggaggaggacatatttgtttagaactcttaaatatgtcgaagaagctcctttaagcaattactttggttttcctccacctccaaagaaatgtcagaaggagtccgaaccacaaaagaagcgcgtattctcgcaAAAGTgattgcaggaggtgagctggcttcaaacaaatgatgaacacacagatgtggtgcagaatgtgccgtgaaaatcccactctagcggacaaaaacagtgccttttatatgGATGCAAAcgtgcgttgcaacttcttatctgttgcgcgtcttttattttgacagcgaatgcgcacatgcggaccacttatgtgcacccgtgtaaataacataatgttctgccgggtgtgttgttggttttccctcgatttctgagtcgacaagcgcctttgttactgggaccagtcattttaagaaaggcccccattagaaatggattattgctcagtctgcaatatctttcccagaacaaacaccaattgcaaataatatactaaaaataaacctgaaaaatctgtttagaacagcatactgtgttgcaaagagtgaactaccactggtgcaatttagcagtctttgcaaacttcaaaaagcaaatggcctagatcttggttccacttgcctcttacTTGTGACTttagtggaaatttcaaattcagtatctgacacagactgattcatgtcctacacagacAGCACTGATGTCTGCATGGTCTTCTAAAAGCAGCTTTAGTCAGCTTAGATGTGAAGTGAGTGAAATATACAGTTGCGTTTTTAATCAATGTATTTGTTCTCTATTGCAGATTGAGAAGGAGTTTCTGCGAATCACCACAAAGCCTCTGCTATCTACTTTCTTTGCCGAGCTTGACCAATACGCGCCACGCTTAATGGAAATCTTTCTGACCAAAGGAGGGACACGTGGAAAGAAAATAAGAGGTCTCATGCTTGCCATCTCCAAGGTTTGTATTAGGATTGAGTAGACTTTGTCATAGGCAgcaaaaataacttttatttggAGATGAAGTTGTCAATTTTGTTTCGGCTTAACAAGTGGTACATGCCAGGTTCTAACCTAAAGAATAATTATGCAAGTTAACTGATTACCCTagctttaagaaaaacagactgGTTTTGGCTCATattatctcctcctcctctccagcaTGACAACATCCATACCAGACGAGCATGCATCTTGAAGTCTTTGTGCATCCACCTAAACGAAGACTATGAGAAGTTAATAAAGGAGTACTCGGTGAGCCATTGTGACAGCATGTTGTCTGTAACATTCTCATACAAATTGTGACGTTGCCTCAAATGCaaatcattaaaattaaaattttgagATTAGCAACAAGACACCTGGTATTGGGGAAGGATGTCTTGAATACCAAACAGTATTAAGCGTTGCAATAAAGAATTTCTGGAATTTGGTATTGGAAGGAAAGAAATTTATGCCTACTTAAACTTGATACACAAACATACAATGCATTTAACATGCATCAAGACTATATTGCTTTTGAATCTGTACTTGGATTAAAACAAGTCctgttgttttttcattgttatggTCATCAGTATTTGTAAATAGAAATGTCTATGAACTTTGAGCTGTTTAGTACTAACACTTCTatacctgttttattttagcaGCTGAGTTAGCCTTTTCTCGAGTCCTGTCCCCCTAAGTTACTCTTGCTACGTCCGACAAACAAATGGTTTCCTCTGCGCACCAATGGGTACCCGAATGTGCGAGCAGACATGCTTCATAATGTTCGGTACATTTACCTGGGAATGGGGCCATACACACTGTTTAATCCATTCACGTTGTTTTTGACTTTGTGAATGGAAAGAACACAACTCCTCCAGACACAATCTCTCGGCGTATCGGTGGGCACACCGCTTCTCCATCTTGCTTGAGGTTAATGTTTGTCAGACACAGTAACGGTTGCTATAATGTGTAATTGGACAATGGCCCTTTCGGGGGAGGGGCCAGTGAGAGGTCAATTATGCCACCTCTTTTGACATGAGaggtgtattttataatttatgtaTTGGAGTAATTACTAACAACTACTTTAGTGGTGTAATTTTCTGTTTATTACTTTGACTACTTGGATTTTATGAACAGCATAGAAACAGTTGTTTAAACAATCTCTTaaattttactttgttgtcttatACTTTTTCATGTAGGATACGGACAGCGAGGCAAAAAGCTGCATGGAGCAAACTGTGATGGGGGTGTACGTCATCCAGAAGGAGGGTGCTGAACCTGAAGATGACCCAGAGGACGTTGGTGTCGTGATTGAGGGTGTGGAGGCTAACACTGATTTGGGTAACGTTGCACAAGCATGTGCTCTGTTGTTTGGACTCATATACCGTTTGAACCTGAGCTACCCACCAGAACTTAAATGCACCTTTGAAGTCCTCCAGAAGATACTTTTAAATCTTGATGGACAAAAGCTGTCTTCAAAGGTACAGTTTCTGAAAAACAAGCTTATGGGGTGAGAGCACTTGAAAATGACTGATAGGTCTTGAATGGTTCATTGGTGCAATGGTGATTTCCGATATATAATGttaatatttgagttgtttatattttttttctttcatttaaaacatttttttttttaagtttttggaTTCTCTCTGTTGGGCAATTCACCTTTTATACAGCACTGCAGATGATTTTTGTTTGTCCTTATATAGATGGCTCAAAATGGATCAGAAGTACTGACAGAAGTACTATGTTGTGTTTATGTATCAAGGTCCTgtaaagtttaagaccactgcCACCTGTTAAGTTCACTGTATTATTGTTTCCATTTTGCTTGCTAGCATgttttaaaacaca belongs to Maylandia zebra isolate NMK-2024a unplaced genomic scaffold, Mzebra_GT3a scaffold03, whole genome shotgun sequence and includes:
- the LOC143415764 gene encoding uncharacterized protein LOC143415764, which gives rise to MEIFLTKGGTRGKKIRGLMLAISKHDNIHTRRACILKSLCIHLNEDYEKLIKEYSDTDSEAKSCMEQTVMGVYVIQKEGAEPEDDPEDVGVVIEGVEANTDLGNVAQACALLFGLIYRLNLSYPPELKCTFEVLQKILLNLDGQKLSSKVQFLKNKLMG